Proteins from a single region of Chryseobacterium scophthalmum:
- a CDS encoding glycine zipper domain-containing protein: MKNIVLAGVISIFTLTACKKDDNKVAEKTLEQQKLEFQARQLDIEKQKLAIERERFAYEAQKRTDSIAEVEKAKTAAAAKPQVIRETKTIYRDAPSSSNNGSQASNSSSQGTTAKKKGISEAAKGTAIGVVSGAALGAIVNKKNRGGGAVVGGIIGGATGYTLGRSQDRKSGRVQPK, from the coding sequence ATGAAAAATATAGTTTTAGCAGGTGTAATCTCAATATTTACATTGACCGCCTGTAAGAAGGATGATAATAAAGTGGCCGAAAAAACTTTAGAACAGCAGAAATTAGAATTTCAGGCAAGACAGCTGGATATAGAAAAGCAAAAGCTAGCTATTGAAAGAGAAAGATTTGCTTACGAAGCACAAAAAAGAACCGACAGTATAGCTGAAGTTGAAAAAGCTAAAACCGCAGCTGCAGCAAAACCTCAGGTAATCAGAGAAACCAAAACAATATACAGAGATGCCCCATCTTCTTCTAACAACGGAAGTCAGGCAAGCAATTCTTCATCTCAAGGTACTACAGCTAAGAAAAAAGGAATCAGTGAAGCTGCAAAAGGCACTGCAATTGGTGTTGTGAGTGGTGCTGCTTTGGGAGCTATTGTCAATAAGAAAAACCGTGGTGGTGGTGCCGTTGTAGGTGGTATCATCGGTGGTGCAACAGGATATACTTTAGGTAGATCACAGGATAGAAAAAGTGGTCGGGTACAGCCTAAATAA
- a CDS encoding LIC_10190 family membrane protein gives MGWGKLMENIFGKSLHGISGKILTGIFSVGLIFTVVSFFVPLNLYIEIPTIFIGLFYFFKDKLYLEYFRLSKKDSVILGILAAVILFSASFYPFILDHFGYYVPTIKWLTEYGLVKGISNLDLILGQMSVWHIFQAGFSNFADPFLRLNAVLLIIYGIYIVENKSWIQLIFIPVFLIFSQSPSPDLPAILFSLIILNEILSGNKNLAFLFAFSVFIFAIKPTVIWLPIFILLYSIFVSGFQYKKLILGSLVFLLFIVKNIWIFGYPVFPLTVFDFGISWKPNPELLKASSEFAIVKTFDEQYSYAEILKFSWFDYVKNWLFLNGIKSAINISFVTSLIGFIVFSIIKRNKITSLIGISILIKSLLILSFSAQYRFFIDVFFVVFFVVFFNSINKKNALFISSGLALIFIGLFSFPKIIQQFIPSFKLGRNLTPFAKTQLLKPSDYKYNQYNSFKIGDLKFNVSKKYTFSFDTPTPAISESYVLDYQKLGIFPQPIDKNNLKKGFIWKKLNPEEKKELDKSIEFIKKSYLQTD, from the coding sequence ATGGGTTGGGGAAAACTGATGGAAAATATTTTTGGGAAAAGCTTACACGGAATTTCAGGGAAAATTTTAACAGGAATTTTCTCTGTCGGATTAATTTTTACAGTGGTATCATTTTTTGTCCCACTGAATTTATATATTGAAATTCCTACAATTTTCATCGGACTTTTCTACTTTTTTAAAGACAAACTTTATTTAGAGTATTTCCGATTGTCAAAAAAAGACTCAGTCATTTTAGGAATTTTAGCAGCTGTCATTTTATTTTCAGCTTCTTTTTATCCTTTTATTTTAGATCATTTCGGGTATTATGTTCCTACAATAAAATGGCTTACAGAATACGGTTTGGTTAAAGGGATTTCCAATCTTGATCTTATTTTGGGGCAAATGTCGGTTTGGCATATTTTCCAAGCAGGATTCAGTAATTTCGCAGATCCTTTTTTAAGGCTTAATGCCGTTTTACTTATTATTTACGGAATCTATATTGTTGAAAATAAAAGCTGGATTCAACTGATTTTTATTCCGGTTTTCCTGATTTTTTCTCAATCTCCAAGTCCGGATTTGCCCGCGATTTTATTTTCTTTAATTATTCTGAATGAAATTTTATCCGGAAACAAAAACCTGGCTTTCTTATTTGCATTTTCTGTTTTTATATTTGCGATAAAACCAACCGTTATTTGGCTACCGATTTTCATTCTGCTCTACTCTATTTTCGTTTCCGGATTTCAGTATAAAAAACTTATTTTAGGCTCACTTGTTTTTCTTTTATTCATCGTAAAAAATATCTGGATCTTTGGTTATCCCGTTTTCCCTTTAACAGTTTTCGACTTCGGAATTTCGTGGAAACCCAATCCTGAATTATTAAAAGCATCATCAGAATTTGCGATTGTAAAAACTTTTGACGAGCAATATTCTTATGCAGAAATTTTAAAATTCTCATGGTTTGATTACGTTAAAAACTGGCTTTTTTTAAATGGAATTAAATCGGCAATCAACATTTCATTTGTAACAAGTTTAATCGGGTTTATTGTATTTTCTATTATTAAAAGAAATAAAATCACCAGTTTAATTGGTATTTCTATATTGATAAAAAGTCTTTTAATTTTATCTTTTTCTGCACAATACCGATTCTTTATTGATGTATTTTTTGTAGTCTTTTTTGTAGTCTTTTTCAACAGTATAAATAAGAAAAATGCGCTCTTCATTTCTTCGGGTTTAGCTCTCATTTTTATTGGTCTTTTTTCATTTCCAAAAATCATTCAGCAATTTATTCCAAGTTTTAAGCTGGGTAGAAATTTGACTCCGTTTGCAAAAACACAACTTTTAAAACCTTCCGATTATAAATACAATCAGTATAATTCTTTCAAAATAGGAGATCTTAAGTTTAATGTTTCAAAAAAATATACCTTTAGTTTTGACACTCCCACTCCTGCCATTTCAGAAAGCTACGTTTTAGATTATCAGAAATTAGGCATATTTCCGCAACCGATTGACAAAAACAATTTAAAAAAAGGATTTATCTGGAAAAAACTGAATCCCGAAGAAAAAAAAGAGCTCGACAAATCAATTGAATTCATCAAAAAGAGTTATCTACAAACCGATTAG
- the aroC gene encoding chorismate synthase, translating to MFNTLGNLLSLTTFGESHGAAYGGIINNFPAGLEVDFEKIQYELDRRKPGQSAIVTQRKESDTVKFLSGIFEGKTTGTPIGFMIENENQKSKDYDHIANSYRPSHADFTYDQKFGIRDYRGGGKSSARETINWVVAGALAKQLLKDIEINAYVSSVGEIFCVKPYQDLDFSKTESNEVRCPDTETAEKMISKIKEIKKEGNTIGGTITCVIKNVPVGIGEPVFSKLQAELAKAMLNINACKGFEYGSGFCGAKMTGSEHNDQFNTDFSTKSNLSGGIQGGISNGMDIYFRVAFKPVATILRPQESVDKDGNAVTVEGKGRHDPCVVPRAVPVVESLAAFVLADLFLINKTRNTNQF from the coding sequence ATGTTCAATACTTTAGGTAATCTTCTCAGCCTAACCACGTTTGGCGAGAGTCACGGCGCTGCTTATGGCGGAATCATCAATAATTTTCCAGCAGGTCTGGAAGTCGATTTTGAAAAAATTCAATATGAGTTGGATCGTAGAAAACCAGGTCAGTCAGCAATCGTTACCCAACGAAAAGAAAGCGACACTGTAAAATTTCTTTCCGGTATTTTCGAAGGAAAAACTACCGGAACTCCTATTGGTTTTATGATTGAAAACGAAAATCAGAAGTCAAAAGACTATGACCATATTGCGAATTCTTATCGCCCGAGTCATGCAGATTTCACGTACGATCAAAAATTTGGCATCAGAGATTATCGCGGTGGCGGAAAATCTTCTGCAAGAGAAACCATCAACTGGGTGGTTGCCGGAGCTTTAGCAAAACAACTTTTAAAAGATATTGAAATTAACGCTTACGTTTCTTCCGTGGGCGAAATTTTCTGTGTAAAACCTTATCAGGATTTAGATTTTTCTAAAACTGAAAGCAATGAAGTACGCTGTCCCGATACTGAAACTGCCGAAAAAATGATTTCAAAAATTAAAGAGATCAAAAAAGAAGGCAACACAATTGGCGGAACCATTACCTGCGTTATCAAAAATGTTCCTGTAGGAATTGGCGAACCCGTTTTTTCTAAACTTCAGGCTGAATTGGCAAAAGCAATGCTTAACATTAATGCCTGCAAAGGTTTTGAATATGGAAGCGGATTTTGTGGTGCAAAAATGACAGGAAGTGAACATAATGATCAGTTTAACACCGATTTTTCTACAAAATCAAATCTTTCAGGCGGAATTCAGGGCGGAATTTCTAACGGAATGGATATTTATTTCCGGGTAGCTTTCAAACCTGTTGCCACTATTTTAAGACCTCAGGAAAGTGTTGATAAAGACGGAAATGCTGTGACTGTGGAAGGAAAAGGAAGACACGATCCTTGTGTTGTTCCAAGAGCAGTTCCCGTTGTAGAAAGTTTAGCAGCATTTGTTTTAGCTGATTTATTTCTGATCAACAAAACACGAAACACTAATCAATTTTAA
- a CDS encoding thioredoxin family protein — protein MKNYWDKAIFFEEYLQIANQRLENPPTPQDAEYKMYYELGIQRMDRTLKKFVIDEEQINELKSKNFNGKILIISEAWCGDASATVPALAKFFEGHNEVKIFLRDSDKSLINQFLTNGTESIPKVIILDEDFNVKNSWGPRPKFGHELLLKFKADPEAYPRESFYNDLQVYYSRNRGKDAIQEILELL, from the coding sequence ATGAAAAATTACTGGGATAAAGCCATATTTTTTGAAGAATATCTTCAGATTGCCAACCAAAGACTTGAAAATCCTCCGACTCCGCAAGATGCCGAATATAAAATGTATTACGAGCTTGGAATTCAGAGAATGGATCGAACGCTTAAAAAATTCGTCATCGATGAAGAGCAAATCAACGAGCTGAAATCTAAAAATTTCAACGGAAAAATTTTAATTATTTCTGAAGCTTGGTGTGGTGATGCAAGTGCAACGGTTCCTGCTTTGGCAAAGTTTTTTGAAGGACATAATGAAGTGAAAATCTTTTTGAGAGACAGCGATAAAAGTCTAATCAATCAGTTCTTAACGAATGGTACAGAATCTATTCCGAAAGTGATTATTTTAGACGAGGATTTCAATGTGAAAAATTCTTGGGGACCTCGTCCGAAATTCGGGCACGAATTATTATTAAAATTTAAAGCTGATCCAGAAGCATATCCAAGAGAGAGTTTTTACAATGATCTGCAAGTATATTATTCAAGAAACAGAGGTAAAGATGCCATTCAGGAAATTTTAGAATTACTATAA
- a CDS encoding TlpA family protein disulfide reductase — translation MKKLAIYVVVLVILGVIFLVPGIRNYLKDQFFPIATIENAVHISEEDYDVDLQGINVPSTNLKNFKNKPVFLNFWGTWCPPCRKEWPSIQRLYDRRKENVDFVLIAMKDEEATVRKFLKENNYTVPVYIAQSPISEKILPKAFPTTFLLDKNGRILIKEDAATDWDAESIHQFIDNIIK, via the coding sequence ATGAAAAAACTGGCTATTTACGTTGTTGTTCTCGTAATTTTAGGTGTTATTTTTTTAGTTCCCGGAATACGAAATTATCTTAAAGATCAATTTTTCCCGATCGCAACTATAGAAAATGCAGTACACATCAGTGAAGAAGATTATGATGTAGACTTGCAAGGGATCAATGTTCCAAGTACCAATCTGAAAAACTTTAAAAACAAACCAGTTTTTCTGAATTTTTGGGGAACATGGTGTCCTCCGTGTAGAAAAGAATGGCCTTCAATTCAAAGATTGTACGACAGAAGAAAAGAAAATGTAGATTTTGTTTTAATTGCAATGAAAGACGAGGAAGCAACCGTAAGAAAATTTTTGAAAGAAAATAACTACACCGTTCCTGTATATATTGCACAAAGCCCGATCTCTGAAAAGATCCTTCCGAAAGCTTTCCCTACAACCTTTCTTTTAGACAAAAACGGGAGAATTTTAATCAAGGAAGATGCCGCAACTGATTGGGATGCAGAATCTATCCACCAGTTTATTGATAATATTATTAAGTAA
- a CDS encoding YkvA family protein, whose product MKYSKLNLAKEAIAHKGFLKKIPDMFRMVNMWRKGNYPVKSMDLILPLVGLLYVISPIDIIPDFIIVAGVLDDLAVLSLAIPKLIREVDKFLLWEAEQKYSTNGAKIIDAEIV is encoded by the coding sequence ATGAAATATTCAAAACTCAATCTTGCAAAAGAAGCAATTGCCCACAAAGGCTTCTTAAAAAAAATTCCGGACATGTTCAGAATGGTGAATATGTGGAGAAAAGGTAATTACCCTGTAAAGTCGATGGATCTTATTTTACCATTGGTAGGTCTTCTTTACGTCATCTCTCCTATTGATATCATTCCCGACTTCATTATTGTTGCAGGAGTTCTGGATGATTTGGCAGTTTTATCTTTAGCTATTCCGAAATTAATAAGGGAAGTTGATAAATTTCTTCTTTGGGAAGCTGAACAGAAATACAGTACAAACGGCGCAAAAATAATTGACGCAGAAATCGTTTAA
- the pyrF gene encoding orotidine-5'-phosphate decarboxylase has product MESKKEFFLECYKLGIIKFGRFTLKSGIESPFYVDLRPLASDPKILKNLANYLLEMLPLDNFDLICGVPYAALPMATAMSLESYIPLIIKRKEAKEYGTKKMIEGIYQKGQNCLLVEDVITSGKSLVETIAEVEQEDLKVADIVVVLDREQGGKQLLESKGFRVHTLFNISEVCTILQEEGELSDEEVKRIQDFLKGNHIQFEEKKRLSYQQKFENAEHSVSKKLLETALAKESNLIASADVTTTQELLELAEKVGPNIIALKTHIDIISDFDYQNTIVPLKELASKHNFLLMEDRKFADIGNTQELQFTSGVFKITDWADFVTSQVIGGFESLDCFKNVGVVAIIGMSSKGTLTTNSYREEALKVALSHPNVIGGVSQNALPQEILLFTPGVNLADSGDGKGQQYNTPEHVFKTLHTDFIIVGRGIYKSENPAEASVTYKNEGWKAYLASL; this is encoded by the coding sequence ATGGAAAGTAAGAAAGAATTCTTTTTGGAATGTTACAAACTGGGCATCATCAAATTTGGAAGATTTACATTAAAAAGCGGTATCGAAAGTCCGTTTTATGTAGATTTAAGACCTTTAGCATCAGATCCTAAAATTTTAAAAAACCTGGCCAATTATTTACTGGAAATGCTTCCTTTAGATAATTTTGATCTGATTTGCGGAGTTCCTTATGCTGCACTTCCAATGGCTACAGCAATGTCTTTGGAAAGCTATATTCCATTAATTATTAAAAGAAAAGAAGCCAAAGAATACGGAACTAAAAAAATGATTGAAGGAATTTACCAAAAAGGGCAAAACTGTCTTTTGGTAGAAGATGTCATCACTTCCGGAAAATCTTTGGTAGAAACCATTGCCGAAGTTGAGCAGGAAGATTTGAAAGTTGCCGACATTGTTGTTGTTTTAGACAGAGAACAAGGTGGCAAACAGCTTTTGGAAAGCAAAGGTTTCAGAGTTCACACTTTATTTAATATTTCTGAAGTTTGTACTATTCTACAGGAAGAAGGTGAATTGAGCGATGAGGAAGTAAAAAGAATTCAGGATTTTTTAAAAGGAAATCATATTCAGTTTGAAGAAAAGAAAAGACTTTCTTATCAGCAAAAATTTGAAAATGCTGAGCATTCTGTTTCAAAAAAACTGTTAGAAACTGCTTTAGCAAAAGAATCTAACTTAATTGCTTCAGCTGATGTAACAACCACTCAGGAATTATTGGAACTTGCTGAAAAAGTAGGTCCAAATATTATTGCTTTAAAAACGCATATCGATATTATTTCAGATTTCGATTATCAAAATACAATCGTTCCTTTGAAAGAACTGGCTTCAAAGCACAATTTCTTATTAATGGAAGACAGAAAATTTGCCGACATCGGAAACACGCAGGAATTACAGTTCACAAGCGGAGTTTTCAAAATTACAGATTGGGCAGATTTTGTAACGTCTCAGGTAATTGGTGGTTTTGAATCTTTAGACTGCTTCAAAAATGTAGGAGTTGTTGCAATTATCGGAATGTCTTCAAAAGGAACTTTAACAACGAACAGCTATAGAGAAGAAGCTTTAAAAGTGGCTTTGTCTCATCCTAATGTAATTGGTGGAGTTTCTCAGAATGCACTTCCTCAAGAAATTTTACTGTTTACTCCAGGTGTAAATTTAGCAGACTCAGGTGACGGAAAAGGTCAGCAATACAATACTCCGGAACATGTTTTCAAAACGCTTCACACTGACTTCATTATCGTAGGAAGAGGAATTTACAAATCTGAAAACCCTGCAGAAGCTTCTGTTACTTATAAAAATGAAGGCTGGAAGGCTTATCTCGCTTCATTATAA
- a CDS encoding gluzincin family metallopeptidase, with translation MKKFSIGLFLIWGVVQVSAQKDSISIHAKLSQNRKTLVVNQEIVYHNHSDKDLTKIKLLNWISAYNKRGTSLVYRKLEDRNNSLHFAKQEELGKVLELNIKNSGNQPLPLQNTSDENLFISLNENLEPGKSVKLQLQYKMQLPDKKFTGYGTSEQDIALKYFFIVPDHFDADNISKRDYHDIEESVNFNTYWSVDFDAPSNSFIQSNLQQIQPNLFKGYLDSDPEFIISKNTFPPIKIDTEDIKTEIKFGYNISKQEIQNLEFYLPLQLKFIKDKIGFIPEQLFISEKFRAKEDFFGNNDIKFWKFRFKLFSDAENTDLDYFGIISKKILDESIITDKQENHWFKNGLKSYLEIQYLKKFYGETKLLGNLPENSILGVKPLKLFHASRVKLLDRYGLAYQYIMSQNLDQKIDEPFAVLSNFNDMAISSFETGSLFSYSADKMGEEKFNLLLKNYIAENTDKQAYPEDFLDQLVKEESSTSYLKGFLKQKNRVNFRLKNFRVNNDSLNIKIVKNTDEAIPVKLETQTKSGEKTSYWIETAENERLKTVNLPSEDIYKITLNNDYIFPEANYRDNFLYTKGIFSNAKKIKFKLIKDIPNPEFNEIYLNPRIRFTNTYDKFLIGINFKNQSLFDQKFLYSLTPSFSTGTGKMTGSGAVSYSFLPAESVIQRLTFGVSGSYFHYDYDLAYQKNSLYSNISFRKNPRSTVSRGLGISYTYFERDLSAKMIANRDYNKYNLWTVGYGYTDNQMIHEKSFSLSTQGMEDYNKITAEGFYRWEFAPRQKLSLRLFAGYFVRNETRNNTFNYGISRVSDYSFSYNLLGQSASSGILSQQFILADGGFKSFLPGTVNQWITSFNVDSSVWKIFHVYADAGLYKNKNNPTQFIWDSGVKVRLIPDFLEIYLPVQSSLGFEPGFKDYGKRIRYTLILNLSTIINAARRGWY, from the coding sequence TTGAAAAAGTTTAGTATTGGTCTTTTTTTGATTTGGGGAGTTGTACAGGTTTCTGCACAAAAAGATAGCATTTCCATTCATGCAAAATTATCGCAGAACAGAAAAACGCTTGTGGTTAATCAGGAAATTGTATATCATAACCATTCCGATAAAGATTTGACCAAAATAAAACTTCTCAACTGGATTTCTGCCTATAACAAAAGAGGAACTTCTCTTGTTTACAGAAAATTGGAAGATAGGAACAACAGTCTTCACTTTGCAAAACAGGAAGAACTTGGAAAAGTTTTAGAATTAAATATAAAAAATTCGGGAAACCAACCTCTTCCACTACAAAATACTTCTGACGAGAATTTATTTATTTCTTTAAATGAAAATTTAGAACCCGGAAAAAGTGTTAAGTTGCAACTCCAGTATAAAATGCAGCTTCCTGATAAAAAATTTACCGGTTACGGAACTTCTGAACAGGACATTGCTTTAAAATATTTCTTTATTGTTCCTGATCATTTTGATGCTGATAATATTTCTAAAAGGGATTATCACGACATTGAAGAATCTGTTAATTTTAACACGTATTGGTCGGTTGATTTTGATGCGCCTTCAAATTCTTTTATTCAAAGTAATCTTCAGCAGATTCAGCCTAATTTATTTAAAGGATATTTAGATTCAGATCCTGAATTTATTATTTCTAAAAATACTTTTCCTCCGATAAAAATCGATACAGAAGATATTAAAACCGAAATAAAATTTGGGTACAATATCAGCAAACAGGAAATTCAGAATCTCGAATTTTACCTTCCTTTGCAGTTGAAATTTATTAAAGATAAAATTGGTTTTATTCCGGAACAGCTTTTTATTTCGGAAAAATTCAGGGCAAAAGAGGACTTTTTTGGAAATAATGATATTAAATTTTGGAAATTCAGGTTTAAATTATTTTCGGATGCCGAAAATACCGATTTAGATTATTTCGGAATTATCTCAAAAAAAATTCTTGATGAAAGCATCATCACCGATAAGCAGGAAAATCACTGGTTTAAAAATGGTTTAAAATCATATCTTGAAATTCAGTATCTGAAAAAATTCTACGGAGAAACAAAACTTCTCGGAAACCTTCCTGAAAATAGCATTTTAGGAGTTAAGCCTTTAAAATTATTCCATGCTTCAAGAGTGAAATTGCTTGACCGATACGGTTTGGCTTATCAATACATCATGTCTCAGAATCTCGATCAAAAAATTGACGAACCTTTTGCGGTTTTGAGTAATTTTAATGATATGGCAATCAGCAGTTTTGAAACGGGAAGCCTTTTCAGTTATTCTGCCGATAAAATGGGCGAAGAAAAATTTAATCTTCTACTGAAAAATTACATTGCTGAAAATACAGACAAACAGGCTTATCCTGAAGATTTTTTAGATCAATTGGTAAAAGAAGAATCTTCAACGTCTTATTTAAAAGGATTTTTGAAACAGAAAAACAGAGTTAATTTCAGACTTAAAAATTTCAGAGTAAATAACGATTCTCTTAATATTAAAATCGTAAAAAATACAGACGAGGCAATTCCTGTAAAGCTGGAAACCCAAACCAAAAGCGGGGAAAAAACTTCTTATTGGATCGAAACTGCAGAAAACGAAAGACTGAAAACAGTCAATCTTCCGTCTGAAGATATTTATAAAATTACATTAAATAACGATTACATATTTCCGGAAGCGAATTACCGCGATAATTTTCTTTATACCAAAGGAATATTTTCGAATGCCAAAAAAATTAAATTTAAACTCATTAAAGATATTCCCAATCCTGAGTTTAATGAAATATATCTGAACCCAAGAATACGATTCACCAATACCTATGACAAATTTCTGATTGGTATCAACTTTAAAAACCAATCGCTTTTTGATCAGAAATTTTTATATTCATTGACTCCGTCATTCAGCACAGGAACGGGTAAAATGACAGGTTCAGGAGCAGTTTCCTACTCTTTTTTGCCCGCTGAAAGTGTGATTCAGAGATTGACTTTTGGAGTTTCAGGATCATATTTTCATTATGATTATGATTTAGCGTATCAGAAAAATTCACTGTATTCGAATATCAGTTTCAGAAAAAATCCAAGAAGTACAGTAAGCCGTGGTTTAGGAATTTCCTATACTTATTTTGAACGTGATCTGAGCGCAAAAATGATCGCCAATCGTGATTACAACAAATATAATCTTTGGACGGTTGGTTACGGCTACACCGATAATCAGATGATTCACGAGAAAAGCTTCAGTCTGAGTACACAGGGAATGGAAGATTATAACAAGATTACAGCAGAAGGATTTTACAGATGGGAATTTGCACCAAGGCAAAAGCTTAGCTTAAGACTTTTCGCAGGATATTTTGTAAGAAATGAAACCCGAAACAATACTTTTAATTATGGAATTTCAAGAGTTTCAGATTATTCTTTTTCATACAATCTTTTAGGACAAAGTGCATCGAGCGGAATTTTATCACAACAGTTTATTTTAGCTGATGGTGGTTTTAAATCTTTTCTCCCAGGAACAGTGAATCAGTGGATTACTTCCTTCAATGTAGATTCAAGTGTCTGGAAAATTTTCCACGTCTATGCAGATGCAGGTTTATATAAAAACAAAAATAATCCGACACAATTTATTTGGGACAGCGGTGTGAAAGTACGTTTGATCCCAGATTTTCTTGAAATATATCTTCCGGTGCAGTCTTCTTTAGGTTTTGAGCCAGGTTTTAAAGATTACGGAAAAAGAATACGATATACTTTGATTTTAAATCTGAGCACCATTATTAATGCTGCGAGAAGAGGTTGGTACTAA
- a CDS encoding lamin tail domain-containing protein has protein sequence MKKVFTFIGLVSIAAFSNAQIVINEIYTGGGLLGAAITNDFIELKNIGSSTASLNGATIQYASSSGAFTQYNNLPNITLTPGQTYLIQQGSDGLGGLINLLNPNLIVTVLLNLDGSPSVGVGVGLALTSGKVALASNATPVTGPTAANVLDFVGYGLANQFEGAGAAPSPTILNSITRTTGDTNNNNVDFTISLPTPQATSGTLAVNDLTDLSKKSMFIKNSLVKNDEIIFAAEVKDIKVYTLSGQLVKTASVKNGVSLNVAELQKGNYIVTGFVDNQPVSQKILKD, from the coding sequence ATGAAAAAAGTATTTACTTTTATCGGACTTGTTTCGATAGCAGCATTCTCTAATGCCCAGATTGTAATAAATGAAATCTATACCGGTGGTGGACTTTTAGGAGCAGCCATTACCAATGACTTCATAGAACTGAAAAACATAGGTTCCTCTACAGCTTCCCTAAATGGTGCAACTATTCAATATGCGTCTTCCTCAGGAGCTTTTACCCAGTACAACAATTTACCCAATATCACTTTAACTCCGGGACAAACGTACTTAATTCAGCAAGGTTCTGATGGATTAGGTGGGCTCATTAATTTATTGAATCCCAATCTTATCGTAACGGTTCTCTTGAATTTAGACGGTTCACCAAGTGTTGGGGTAGGTGTTGGTCTTGCGCTTACTTCAGGAAAGGTTGCTTTGGCAAGTAATGCCACACCAGTTACAGGACCAACTGCTGCAAATGTTTTAGATTTTGTAGGTTATGGTTTGGCTAATCAGTTTGAAGGAGCAGGAGCAGCTCCGTCGCCGACTATTTTAAATTCCATTACCAGAACAACTGGAGATACCAATAACAACAACGTAGATTTTACAATAAGTTTACCTACGCCACAGGCAACATCCGGAACTTTAGCGGTCAATGATTTAACTGATCTTTCCAAAAAATCAATGTTTATTAAAAACTCATTGGTTAAAAATGATGAGATCATTTTCGCTGCAGAGGTGAAAGATATTAAGGTTTACACATTATCTGGACAGTTGGTAAAAACAGCTTCTGTAAAAAATGGTGTTTCTTTAAACGTTGCTGAATTACAAAAAGGTAATTATATCGTAACAGGATTTGTAGATAATCAACCGGTTTCTCAGAAAATTTTGAAAGATTAA
- a CDS encoding T9SS type A sorting domain-containing protein: protein MKKIFTVLGIVAVAAFANAQLVYEPFNFTGSVAGQNGWATHSGATPGQVTAATGNLTYTGLAAPSGNSTSVSSSNTEDINKSFTPQSAGVVYYSVLVSAQNTTGITANTATGDYFLHFGTYSTGTNPALSLFQARIYVRKGTATDTVNFGILNNSGGTAAPSFVSTDFPINQTVFLVVKYHFATNTASLFVNAAPGSTEPATASATNSTGTTAAPTAIDYFCIRQGSSTGNFQIDEIRVGTTYAQVAPTSASLAVSDLNKTKSNFVKNTFVKNDEITFGADAKDVKVYTLTGQLVKTASVKANGTLNIAELAEGNYIVTGTVNNQAVSQKILKD from the coding sequence ATGAAAAAAATCTTTACAGTTTTAGGAATTGTCGCAGTTGCAGCTTTTGCAAATGCACAATTAGTGTATGAGCCATTTAATTTTACAGGAAGTGTTGCTGGACAAAATGGATGGGCAACACACAGTGGAGCAACTCCTGGTCAGGTTACTGCAGCTACAGGAAATCTAACTTATACAGGGTTAGCAGCTCCTTCTGGAAATAGTACAAGTGTTTCGTCATCAAATACTGAAGATATTAATAAGAGTTTTACGCCTCAAAGTGCAGGAGTGGTTTATTACTCAGTACTAGTTTCTGCACAGAATACTACAGGTATTACAGCCAATACAGCAACAGGAGATTATTTTTTACATTTTGGAACATACTCAACTGGTACAAATCCTGCACTTTCTTTATTTCAAGCTAGAATTTATGTGAGAAAAGGAACTGCCACTGATACAGTAAATTTTGGTATCTTAAATAATAGCGGAGGTACTGCTGCTCCTTCATTTGTTTCAACAGATTTCCCTATTAACCAAACTGTTTTCTTAGTTGTTAAATATCATTTTGCTACAAATACAGCGTCATTATTTGTTAATGCAGCTCCTGGTTCTACTGAACCAGCAACAGCTTCTGCTACGAACAGTACTGGTACAACAGCAGCTCCTACAGCAATTGATTATTTCTGTATAAGACAAGGTTCTTCAACAGGAAACTTCCAAATAGATGAGATTAGAGTAGGAACAACTTATGCTCAAGTTGCACCAACTTCAGCATCATTAGCTGTTTCAGATTTAAATAAAACAAAATCAAACTTTGTAAAAAATACTTTTGTTAAGAATGACGAAATTACTTTCGGAGCAGATGCAAAAGATGTAAAAGTTTATACATTAACAGGTCAATTAGTAAAAACAGCTTCTGTAAAAGCTAACGGAACTTTAAATATTGCTGAATTAGCTGAAGGTAACTATATCGTTACAGGAACTGTAAACAACCAAGCAGTTTCTCAGAAAATTTTGAAAGACTAA